In Macadamia integrifolia cultivar HAES 741 chromosome 13, SCU_Mint_v3, whole genome shotgun sequence, one DNA window encodes the following:
- the LOC122059372 gene encoding probable LRR receptor-like serine/threonine-protein kinase At1g56140, producing MHMEEDQRKKKSMLIKPTCFSVVAHALCTIYMVLSHVLIISEAQTTNTTTDPSEVRALNSIFQKWGIKATSNWNISGEPCSGYATDNTNLDNNGVFNPGIKCDCSYNNSAICHITHLKVYALEVVGTIVEELMNLTYLSNLDLRQNYFTGPLPKFIGNFTQMQYMSVGINALSGELPKELGNLTNLIVLSISSNNFNGTLPPELGNLVNLEQLYFDSSGLSGTIPSTFVKLQSLLTVWASDNALTGKIPDFIGTNWLNLTSLRLQGNSFEGPIPSSFSNLTSMTDLRISEISNGSSSLAFIKNMTALSVLILRNNNISDTIPSNITVYQSLQQLDLSFNNLTGKIPSSLFTLSSLSYLFLGNNQLFGTLPSQKSSSLLSIDLSYNQLSGILPLWVTEGRLQVNLIANNFNISGSNISGLPSGLKCLQRNFPCNRGSPLYYNFSIKCGGPEIKSSAGIVFERENETLGTATYFVTETERWAVSNTGKFNDKSDDDTYTVSSYAQFGNTFDPDLFQTARISPGSLRYYGLGLQNGIYNVTLLFSDITLSNVFANIHNWGNLGRRVFDIYIQGNLWLQDFDIRKEAGGISFKAVQKETQAQVSENFLEIHFFWAGKGTCCVPEQGTYGPSISAISAVRNSVPTVGNTPHTGLIVGIAVPIGVVSFLFFSVVYYILQRRKGKGKGKGLNIDEDAEFLVIGSRPNTFSYAELRTATDEFNSANKLGVGGFGPVYKGTLPDQRVVAVKQLSVASHQGNRQFITEIATISAVQHRNLVKLYGCCIEGDRRLLVYEYLENKSLDQALFGRSGLHLNWPTRYDICLGTARGLAYLHEDSKPRIVHRDVKASNILLDADLNPKISDFGLAKLYDDKMTHISTRVAGTIGYLAPEYAMRGHLTEKADVFGFGVVVLEVISGRPISDTSLSEEKVYLLEWAWNLHESNRELELVDPALSEYNDVEARRMIGVGLLCTQALPSLRPAMSRVVAMLSGDTEVSTAKTKPGYINDWEFNGISRFMSGDTSGTSTSGNPKSQTRSLNLTAVVDGDHFPATADQPMLHQSEGDIHLSNLSDI from the exons ATGCACATGGAAGAAgatcagaggaagaagaaatccatGTTGATTAAACCCACATGTTTTTCAGTAGTTGCTCATGCCTTGTGCACCATTTACATGGTCCTCAGCCATGTCCTGATCATATCTGAAGCTCAAACCACCAATACCACAACAGACCCATCtgaag TGAGAGCTCTAAACTCCATTTTCCAGAAATGGGGTATCAAGGCTACATCCAACTGGAACATCAGTGGGGAACCTTGCAGTGGATACGCCACTGACAATACAAATCTCGACAACAACGGAGTCTTCAATCCAGGCATCAAGTGTGATTGCTCATACAACAATAGCGCCATATGCCATATTACCCACTT GAAAGTATATGCTTTGGAAGTAGTGGGGACAATTGTAGAGGAGCTTATGAATCTTACTTACCTCAGCAATTT ggaTTTGCGTCAAAATTATTTCACAGGTCCCTTGCCTAAATTTATAGGCAACTTTACTCAAATGCAATACAT GAGTGTTGGTATTAATGCTTTATCAGGGGAGCTTCCAAAAGAACTAGGAAACCTTACCAATCTAATTGTATT gaGTATTAGCTCAAATAATTTCAATGGCACACTTCCCCCCGAGCTTGGGAATTTAGTAAACTTGGAACAACT TTACTTTGATAGTTCAGGACTGAGTGGCACAATCCCATCAACATTTGTTAAATTACAAAGCTTACTGACAGT GTGGGCATCTGACAATGCACTTACTGGAAAAATTCCTGACTTCATTGGCACGAATTGGCTTAATCTCACTTCCTT GAGGCTTCAAGGAAACTCGTTTGAAGGACCAATACCTTCAAGTTTTTCTAATCTAACCTCCATGACAGATTT AAGAATTAGTGAGATATCTAATGGGAGTTCATCATTAGCATTTATCAAGAATATGACAGCTCTAAGTGTTTT AATCTTGAGGAATAACAATATTAGTGATACTATTCCATCCAATATTACTGTGTATCAGAGTTTGCAGCAACT GGACTTGAGCTTCAACAATTTAACTGGAAAAATTCCAAGCTCTCTCTTCACTTTGAGTAGCCTTTCTTATTT GTTTCTTGGAAACAACCAATTATTCGGTACCTTGCCTTCTCAGAAGAGTTCCTCACTTCTCAGCAT AGATTTGTCATATAATCAATTATCAGGAATCCTTCCTTTATGGGTTACAGAAGGAAGGTTGCAAGT CAACTTGATTGCCAACAACTTCAACATTAGTGGTTCAAATATCAG TGGTTTGCCTTCAGGATTGAAATGCCTTCAACGAAATTTTCCATGCAATCGGGGATCTCCATTAT ATTATAACTTCTCTATCAAGTGTGGAGGTCCAGAAATTAAGTCTTCTGCGGGGATTGTATTCGAGAGGGAGAATGAAACACTTGGCACAGCCACTTATTTTGTCACTGAAACAGAAAGATGGGCAGTGAGCAACACTGGAAAGTTTAATGATAAGAGCGATGATGATACATATACCGTATCTTCTTATGCGCAATTCGGAAATACTTTTGATCCAGATTTGTTCCAGACAGCAAGAATATCTCCGGGGTCACTAAGATACTATGGGCTGGGGCTTCAAAATGGAATTTACAATGTGACACTACTATTTTCTGATATTACACTCTCAAATGTATTCGCAAATATTCATAATTGGGGAAATCTTGGAAGGCGTGTGTTTGATATTTATATCCAG GGTAACCTATGGTTGCAAGATTTTGACATACGGAAGGAGGCAGGGGGAATCTCTTTTAAAGCTGTACAAAAGGAAACCCAAGCACAAGTGTCGGAGAACTTCCTTGAAATCCATTTCTTTTGGGCTGGAAAAGGGACTTGTTGTGTGCCTGAACAAGGTACATATGGACCATCCATTTCGGCCATCAGCGCTGTTCGAA ATTCTGTTCCAACTGTTGGCAACACACCACATACTGGTTTAATTGTTGGAATCGCTGTTCCTATTGGAGTTGTcagctttctatttttttccgtGGTTTATTATATTCttcaaagaaggaaagggaaagggaaagggaaagggctGAATATTGATGAAGATGCAG AGTTTCTAGTTATAGGTTCTAGACCAAACACCTTCAGTTATGCAGAACTGAGGACTGCTACAGACGAGTTCAATTCTGCTAATAAGCTGGGGGTGGGAGGCTTTGGACCTGTTTACAAG GGAACGCTTCCTGATCAAAGGGTGGTGGCTGTCAAGCAACTTTCAGTGGCATCCCACCAGGGAAACCGTCAGTTCATAACAGAGATCGCTACCATATCTGCAGTGCAACATCGAAACCTTGTGAAATTGTATGGTTGTTGCATAGAGGGAGATAGGCGACTTCTGGTTTATGAGTACCTTGAAAATAAAAGCCTTGATCAAGCACTATTTG GAAGGAGTGGTTTACATCTAAATTGGCCAACACGCTACGATATCTGTTTGGGGACAGCACGTGGTCTAGCATATCTTCATGAGGATTCAAAGCCTAGAATTGTCCACAGAGATGTCAAGGCTAGTAATATTCTACTTGATGCTGACCTCAAccccaaaatttcagattttggttTGGCCAAACTTTATGATGACAAGATGACCCACATAAGCACTCGAGTTGCAGGAACAAT TGGCTATCTTGCGCCAGAGTATGCCATGCGTGGGCACCTAACAGAGAAAGCTGATGTCTTCGGATTTGGAGTAGTGGTCCTTGAGGTCATCAGTGGGAGGCCAATTTCCGACACAAGCTTGAGTGAAGAGAAGGTTTATCTTCTCGAATGG GCTTGGAATCTACATGAAAGTAATCGTGAACTGGAACTGGTTGATCCTGCACTATCAGAATACAATGATGTAGAAGCAAGGCGAATGATAGGAGTAGGTCTCCTGTGCACTCAAGCATTGCCATCCCTACGTCCAGCAATGTCCCGTGTGGTGGCAATGCTTTCAGGAGATACTGAAGTGAGCACTGCCAAAACAAAACCTGGATACATAAATGATTGGGAATTCAATGGTATAAGCAGATTTATGAGTGGTGACACTTCTGGGACCTCAACGTCTGGGAATCCAAAAAGCCAAACCAGATCTTTAAATCTAACCGCTGTGGTAGATGGAGACCATTTTCCAGCAACTGCCGATCAACCAATGTTGCATCAAAGCGAAGGTGATATCCACCTTTCCAATTTATCTGATATATAA